One window from the genome of Engraulis encrasicolus isolate BLACKSEA-1 chromosome 16, IST_EnEncr_1.0, whole genome shotgun sequence encodes:
- the LOC134466194 gene encoding cytochrome P450 7A1, giving the protein MISIAFIWAVVVGLCCCLWLVLGIRRRQPGEPPVENGWIPYLGCALQFGANPLEFLRSRQKKYGHIFTCKIAGDYVHFLCDPFSYHAVIRQGRHLDWKKFHFSTSVKAFGHDSMDPSHGYTTENLHQTFLKTLQGDALPSLIETMMENLQTVMLQSDTLSVTSSSWEVDGIFAFCYKVMFESGYLTLFGKELENGDKIQAHREAQKALVLNALENFKEFDKIFPALVAGLPIHVFKSAYSARENLAKTMLAENLSKRENLSDLISLRMLLNDTLSTFNDISKARTHVALLWASQANTLPATFWTLLYMIRSPEAMRAASEEVKRILESSNQKADPTNPQLMMTREQLDNMPVLDSIIKEAMRLSSASLNVRVAKEDFLLHLDNKESYHIRKDDVLALYPQMLHFDPEIYDDPLTYKYDRFLDENGMEKTAFYRDGRKLRYYYMPFGSGVTKCPGRFFAVHEIKQFLALLLAYFDMELLDSNVKVPLLDQTRAGLGILQPTYDVDFKYRLKSQF; this is encoded by the exons ATGATCAGCATTGCGTTCATATGGGCTGTCGTGGTGGGACTCTGCTGTTGCTTATGGCTGGTTCTAGGGATCCGTAGGAG ACAACCTGGAGAGCCACCGGTGGAAAATGGGTGGATCCCTTACCTTGGTTGTGCCCTACAGTTTGGTGCCAACCCTCTAGAATTCCTTCGCAGCCGGCAAAAGAAGTATGGCCATATATTCACCTGCAAGATCGCTGGTGATTATGTCCACTTTCTGTGTGATCCTTTCTCCTACCACGCAGTCATCCGACAGGGCAGACACCTGGATTGGAAGAAATTTCACTTTTCTACCTCTGTCAAG gcTTTTGGTCACGACAGCATGGATCCAAGTCATGGCTACACAACAGAAAACCTGCACCAGACGTTCTTAAAAACTCTTCAAGGGGATGCTCTACCTTCACTCATTGAGACAATGATGGAGAATCTGCAAACTGTCATGCTACAGTCTGACACGCTCAGCGTCACAAGCTCCAGCTGGGAAGTAGATGGCATCTTTGCCTTCTGCTACAAGGTCATGTTCGAGTCAGGGTACCTCACATTGTTTGGAAAGGAATTGGAAAATGGAGACAAGATTCAAGCTCACCGGGAAGCCCAAAAAGCTCTTGTGCTTAATGCCTTGGAAAACTTCAAAGAGTTTGACAAGATTTTTCCTGCTCTGGTGGCTGGTCTACCCATCCACGTGTTTAAGAGTGCATACAGTGCACGTGAGAATCTAGCAAAGACTATGCTTGCCGAGAAcctaagcaagagagagaacttGTCTGATTTGATTTCTCTTCGCATGCTCCTAAATGACACCCTGTCTACTTTCAATGACATCAGCAAGGCCCGCACACATGTAGCCTTGCTTTGGGCATCTCAGGCCAATACGTTGCCTGCTACCTTCTGGACCCTCCTCTACATGATCAG GAGCCCCGAGGCCATGAGAGCAGCTTCTGAGGAAGTGAAAAGGATTCTGGAAAGTTCCAATCAGAAAGCAGATCCAACGAACCCTCAACTGATGATGACTAGAGAGCAACTGGACAACATGCCAGTCTTAG ACAGTATCATCAAGGAAGCTATGCGCCTGTCAAGTGCTTCTCTCAATGTCAGGGTGGCCAAAGAGGACTTTCTGCTTCACCTAGACAACAAAGAGTCCTACCATATACGGAAAGATGACGTATTGGCACTATATCCACAGATGCTTCATTTTGATCCAGAGATCTATGATGATCCATTG ACCTACAAATATGACAGATTCCTGGATGAAAACGGAATGGAAAAAACAGCTTTTTACAGAGATGGACGCAAGCTCCGTTACTATTACATGCCTTTTGGTTCTGGAGTAACTAAATGCCCAGGACGTTTCTTTGCAGTGCACGAGATCAAGCAGTTCCTTGCACTTTTACTTGCATATTTTGATATGGAGTTGTTGGACTCAAATGTTAAGGTACCCCTCCTTGATCAGACGCGAGCTGGTCTGGGAATCCTTCAGCCAACATATGATGTAGACTTCAAGTATCGACTCAAATCCCAGTTTTGA
- the fam110b gene encoding protein FAM110B, with translation MPTETLQPDGKPTCQGATYASAVPLRILNKGPDYFRRQTEQNPKRLSAVERLEADKAKYVKSQEVINAKQEPVKPSVLAKQSVCPVPVKRSSCGGLKSSNNNAKSDTCATTTKRENLNLEILKNILNSSSSSEGPPTKGMTAQKPCSRSWVAHRDLTESSEFGQRSFTESLKVTGASLDPLTGRRSPQQGGNLNLSRRLLEEQAEGQRCSVLHASQSSSDIRRLCNGKPLNIACSSSSSAPPLPPKPSPQVLGGCDNVLSSPARESLAHLTATTTEVGLELGSSVARRPSLHRSKSDLSDRYARAGADMERFFNYCGLDPEELESVGVESFARANSDIVSLNFRSASMISSDCDQSRHSNEDLSDDEDGAGERVPYGISAVERNARVIKWLYSIKQARESQKVSHV, from the coding sequence ATGCCCACAGAGACACTACAGCCAGATGGCAAACCTACCTGTCAGGGGGCCACCTATGCCTCAGCTGTGCCACTTCGTATTCTCAACAAAGGGCCTGACTACTTTCGCAGGCAGACTGAACAGAACCCTAAACGCCTGAGTGCTGTGGAACGCCTTGAGGCAGATAAGGCCAAGTATGTTAAAAGTCAGGAAGTTATAAATGCAAAGCAAGAACCTGTCAAGCCATCTGTCTTGGCCAAGCAGTCGGTGTGTCCCGTACCTGTCAAGAGGAGCTCTTGTGGGGGCCTAAAATCCTCAAACAACAACGCCAAATCAGACACTTGTGCCACCACTACTAAGCGAGAGAATCTCAATTTGGAGATCCTTAAAAACATTCTGAACAGCTCTTCATCATCAGAGGGCCCTCCCACCAAAGGAATGACTGCTCAAAAACCTTGCAGTCGAAGTTGGGTTGCACATCGAGACTTGACTGAGTCTTCAGAGTTTGGTCAACGATCATTTACTGAGTCATTGAAAGTCACAGGAGCATCACTAGATCCCCTAACTGGCAGGCGTAGTCCTCAGCAAGGAGGTAATCTAAATCTGAGTCGCCGTTTGCTGGAAGAACAAGCAGAGGGGCAACGGTGTTCTGTTCTCCATGCCTCTCAGTCGTCCTCTGACATACGTCGCCTATGCAATGGAAAGCCACTGAACATAGCCTGTAGCAGTAGTAGTTCTGCCCCACCGTTACCTCCTAAACCCAGTCCGCAGGTCCTTGGTGGTTGTGACAATGTGCTCAGCTCCCCAGCTAGGGAATCTCTGGCCCACCTCACAGCTACTACAACAGAAGTAGGGCTGGAGCTTGGCAGCTCTGTTGCTCGGCGCCCCTCTCTTCATCGCTCCAAGTCTGATCTGAGTGACCGTTATGCCCGGGCTGGTGCTGATATGGAGCGATTCTTCAATTATTGTGGGCTGGACCCTGAAGAGCTGGAGAGTGTAGGAGTGGAGAGCTTTGCTCGTGCAAATTCTGATATTGTTTCACTCAACTTCCGTAGTGCTAGTATGATCAGCTCTGACTGTGATCAGTCACGGCACAGCAATGAGGACTTATCCGATGACGAAGATGGTGCCGGCGAACGTGTGCCCTATGGTATATCAGCAGTAGAGCGTAATGCCCGTGTCATCAAATGGCTCTACAGCATAAAGCAAGCACGAGAATCTCAAAAAGTCTCTCATGTCTGA